The Moorena producens PAL-8-15-08-1 genomic interval CTGGGGGACGAACACCCATCTGTGGCAACCAGCCTCAATAATCTGGGGTTACTCTACCAATTAATGGGAAGGTACCAACAGGCGGAACCCTTGTATACCCAATCCTTGGAGATGAGAAGACGGTTGCTGGGGGACGAACACCCATCTGTGGCAACCAGCCTGAATAATCTGGCTGGTTTACATCAAAGTCAAGGAAACATTCAGCAAGCCCTAGAGTTTCTCGAAGCGGGATTAGACATCCAAGAACTCAATCTAGAACGTAATCTCGTCGCTGGTGCTGAAAAGCAAAAACGAGAGTACATGAAAACTATCTCTGGCACAAGAGATAGAGCTATTTCTCTACACCATTACTCAGCTCCTGATGATGAAAGAGCAGCTGGTCTAGCGTTAACAACTATCCTACGTCGCAAAGGTCGCTTACTCGATTTCTTGACCCATAGTCAGCAACTGTTGCGTAAACGCTTAGATTTCCAAAGCCAAAAATTACTAGACCGACTCAACAATACTCGCACCCAACTTGCTAACCTTACCTACAACCGACCAGAGAATCTTCCCCTTGAAGAATATCGTGCTCAACTCAATGAATTAACTAATCAGGAACAAGAACTAGTCGCAAAAATTAGTAGGCGCAGTCGTGAATTTGCCCAAATCAATCAACCAGTCACCATCGAAACTATTCAACAACTCATTCCTGAAGATACAGCACTGGTAGAATTTGTAGAGTACAAACCCTTCAATCCCAAAAAGGATAGCTTTGGTAATCCCCGTTATGCCGCCTATGTACTCCGTTCTAAAGGCGCACCCCAAGGCATTGATTTAGGGGAAGTAGATGCTTTGAAACCTCTGTGGGAGACACTTCAAATATCCCTTCAAACCGTATATCATCCGACCCCTAAGGTAAAACGAGCAGCCCGCAATGTCGATGAGAAACTGATGGCGAAAGTCCGTCCTTTGTTGGGAGATAGCCGCAGGATTTTACTGTCTCCAGACGGCTTCCTCAACCTCATCCCCTTTGAAGCTTTAGTAGATGAAGACAACCGGTATTTAGTAGAAAGCTATGGGTTTACCTATCTCACCTCCGGTAGAGATTTACTGAGATTATCTAATCCTAATCCCAAGCTCACCCAACCAGTAATTTTGGGAGCACCAGACTTTGATAATTCGGCTCAAACTACTGCCCTTGGGGAAGAAAACCAGATAGTAGCAACCCGCAGCTTACGTGACTTTAATCCTTCCGAGTGGGGCTTATCCCCTTTACCGGGTGCTCTTGAGGAAGTGAATGCGATCGCAAAGATGCTGGATGTGGAGCCGTTGTTGGGTGCTCAGGCTAATGAAGCAGCATTGAAACAGGTTAATCGTCCCAGAATACTACATATCGCTACCCATGGTTTCTTCCAAAACAGACCTGATTCAGAAGAGTTTACTTCAGGGGATAATGCCTTACTTAGCTCATGGTTAGCATTAGCAGGAATTAAGAACAACCAGCGAGAAAATGATCTAGAAGATGGCATCTTCACAGCCTTAGAAGCAACGGGATTAAATTTATCAGGTACAAAGCTGGTGGTGTTATCAGCTTGTGATACTGGCTTAGGCAATATCACTGCTGGAGAAGGAATATATGGATTGCGTCGAGCTTTAGTGATTGCTGGGTCAGAAAGCCAAATCATTAGTTTGTGGGCAGTAAATGATCAGGTTACGAAGTATCTAATGGTGTCTTATTATCAGGGATTGCAGGATAACCAAGGGCGTTCTGAGGCTTTGCGAAGGATTCAGTTGCAAATGCTAGGAAGTCCAGAGTATCAGCATCCCATTTATTGGGCGAGTTTTATTGCTTCTGGTAATTGGCGCTCTATGGGTGGGGAGTAGGGGTCAGCATTCAGCGGTCAGCTGTCAGCTGTCAGGTTAATGAATCCTGATAGGGAACCCTTGGCTGGTGCGTTACGGTGCGGGCTATGCCAACACTGGCTACTAGGTTCAACCTCAGGGCAAGCCCGCCCCTAACACACCCTACGCGACTCCCGATTATCCCTACGATTCTTTATTCATAAGATCACCTAAATCAAAAACAATCACGAAATTAGCATCCGGCATCAGCCGTTTTAGAGCTTGCATATGCCCCTCGGCATTGGAACGGTTGCGGTAACGACCAACAACAATTCGTTGCATCTTGGGCAACAGCCGAACGATTGCCCACGGGTGTAGGCGATTGGCATAAGTCATAATAAATCATGTCTCCTTTCATAGGGGGTTCAAAGCCAGCCTGGTAACCTTGGGAAATCTTGAGGCTGGCTTTTGTTATGGAACATTGCTAGTGTTCATAACGTGATTTTATTATAACACAAAAATAAACTTATATTATAACATATTTTTAGAATTTTTGTTACAAAGTTTTTAGGCAGCAGGGAGTCGGGAGTCGGGAATCGGGAATCGGGAATCGGGAGTCGGGAAGCGCTCGAAATGGGTAGTGCCGTAACGCAACACCAGGTCAAACAGCATGCATTGAGATGCACCCTTTGGCGATAACCTCTAGATTTCAACGGAATTGGTTATGGTAAAAGAGTATAAAATTGTGACATTTATAACATTTATGATATTTTTTTATGGTGCTCTGTAGTGTAATAATTCAGCTGATAGCTGACCGCTGACAGCTGACAGCTGACGGCTTACAAGATAACTAAAAAAGGAAAAGAAAACGCTGACTAGTCAATCAATTTGCTGATAAATCTGATGCTACCGGAGTTGATATTAGCGATTACCTATCCCTGAAACTATAAATTATCCCCGGCATGATACTATTAAGAAAAATACTGGTATTATTGTGTTGAAATCCTTGACTCTATCTGTTTTCCTGATCGCCAAGAGCCAAGGAGGTCTAGATATTATCCTGAACCCCTTTGAGCTTTATACCTTACCCCTCCAGCAGTGGATTACTGCTGCAGTGAATTTCCTGGTTGACAACTTTCGTCCTTTCTTTCAAGGGATTAGTCTACCGATTAGCGTCACCCTGGAGAGTATAGAATGGCTGTTGCTATCGATTCCTCCATTAATTTTACTGATTCTGATTGCCTTGATAGCATGGCAACTGGCTGGTGGAAGAATTGCTATTTATAGCATTGCTGCTCTGAGCTTGATTGGCTTTTGCGGAGCCTGGGACCAAGCCATGGTATCTCTTTCCCTAGTAGTAACGGCTGTAGTGTTTTGCATGGTGATAGGCATCAGTATCGGTATTGCCTGTGCTAGTAGCGATCGCATTGAGAAAGTGCTGCGACCCCTGCTCGATGCCATGCAAACCCTACCGTCATTCGTCTATCTTGTGCCAGTCGTGATGTTGTTTGGCATTGGTGCAGTGCCTGGAGTAATGGCTACCTGTGTCTTTGCTATACCGCCGCTGATTCGCTTGACTAACCTAGGGATTCGGCAAGTGTCTACAGAGGTGATCGAAGCTGCGATCGCATTTGGCTCAACCCCGACACAAATGTTATTCGAAGTCCAAATCCCCCTAGCCATGCCAACCATTCTGGCTGGAGTCAACCAAGCCATCCTCTTAGCCTTATCCATGTCAGTGGTCACCTCCATGATTGGTGTAGGAGGACTTGGACAGATGGTATTGCAAGGACTAGGTCGGGTGAATGTAGGATTAGCTGCTGTCGGAGGATTGAGCATCGTTCTAATCGCAGTAATGCTGGATCGGATCACTCAGATAGTCAGTCAAGGCAACAACCAAATCCCTTGGTTGGAACGAGGACCAATTGGTTTGGTGCGCTCTTCCACAGGTCAACAACTGGCTTGGGCTACTGTTGGAGCAACCATTTTACTAGCACTCCTGGGTTTTATCACTTGGCAACAACCCTCCCAAGCCCAAGTAAC includes:
- a CDS encoding CHAT domain-containing tetratricopeptide repeat protein; the protein is MSLNKSKRPTIWVTALVSFISVGLVTPQPTVGQTTIAQQQESAQEQLAKAKQLNQQVIDLNEQGKYSEAIPLAQEALIIRQQVLGEEHADVAESLNNLGELYREMGKYQQAEPLYTQALEMRRRLLGDEHADLAETLNNIALLYQSMGRYSEAEPLLNQGLEMRRRLLGKEHPDLAESLNYLALLYQSMGRYEQAEPLLTQSLEMRRRLLGDEHLDLAESLHNLAGLYYSMGRYQQAEPLLTQALEMYRRLLGEEHPSVASSLLNLAVLYQLMGRYQQAEPLYTQALEMWRRLLGKEHPTVAITLNNLALLYKLMGRHQQAEPLYTQSLEMRRRLLGDEHPSVATSLNNLGLLYQLMGRYQQAEPLYTQSLEMRRRLLGDEHPSVATSLNNLAGLHQSQGNIQQALEFLEAGLDIQELNLERNLVAGAEKQKREYMKTISGTRDRAISLHHYSAPDDERAAGLALTTILRRKGRLLDFLTHSQQLLRKRLDFQSQKLLDRLNNTRTQLANLTYNRPENLPLEEYRAQLNELTNQEQELVAKISRRSREFAQINQPVTIETIQQLIPEDTALVEFVEYKPFNPKKDSFGNPRYAAYVLRSKGAPQGIDLGEVDALKPLWETLQISLQTVYHPTPKVKRAARNVDEKLMAKVRPLLGDSRRILLSPDGFLNLIPFEALVDEDNRYLVESYGFTYLTSGRDLLRLSNPNPKLTQPVILGAPDFDNSAQTTALGEENQIVATRSLRDFNPSEWGLSPLPGALEEVNAIAKMLDVEPLLGAQANEAALKQVNRPRILHIATHGFFQNRPDSEEFTSGDNALLSSWLALAGIKNNQRENDLEDGIFTALEATGLNLSGTKLVVLSACDTGLGNITAGEGIYGLRRALVIAGSESQIISLWAVNDQVTKYLMVSYYQGLQDNQGRSEALRRIQLQMLGSPEYQHPIYWASFIASGNWRSMGGE
- the proX gene encoding glycine betaine/L-proline ABC transporter substrate-binding protein ProX yields the protein MTLSVFLIAKSQGGLDIILNPFELYTLPLQQWITAAVNFLVDNFRPFFQGISLPISVTLESIEWLLLSIPPLILLILIALIAWQLAGGRIAIYSIAALSLIGFCGAWDQAMVSLSLVVTAVVFCMVIGISIGIACASSDRIEKVLRPLLDAMQTLPSFVYLVPVVMLFGIGAVPGVMATCVFAIPPLIRLTNLGIRQVSTEVIEAAIAFGSTPTQMLFEVQIPLAMPTILAGVNQAILLALSMSVVTSMIGVGGLGQMVLQGLGRVNVGLAAVGGLSIVLIAVMLDRITQIVSQGNNQIPWLERGPIGLVRSSTGQQLAWATVGATILLALLGFITWQQPSQAQVTTDSNLAMPGKGVSVQSVYSSLQEEQFQTDIVNIGLEKLGYTIKEPKQIEYVTAHLALGNGDLDYTAVHWDIGHRPFFEQSGGEQKLERIGVITSDLWQGYQIDKKTADKYNITSLEQLKDPKIAKLFDSDGDGKANLIGCNSGWFCEIMIEHHIKAYGLEDTVEQDQGTYSALIVDAITRYNQGQPILYYTWTPMWMAAVLKPDQDVVWLEVPFTDLPESQKDLTAKDTSVNGKNLGFAIDRIRIVANKKFVSANPAAKRLFELIHIPVEDINAQNQLLNNGEDSSKDIRRHAEKWIENHQDLFDSWVEDARNV